A window of the Thermodesulforhabdus norvegica genome harbors these coding sequences:
- a CDS encoding Hsp70 family protein: MKPVKHLPWDTTSMNGSEREFRHKYILGIDLGTTNSAVSFADLTAERPEPSLFPVLQIVAPGEVAERSLLPSFLYLPGPYELQPDDLRLPWNESPEYVVGEFAREQGALVPDRMVSSAKSWLCHSRVNRKDPILPWGVTAPDICKVSPVEASARYLEHIRNAWNYGKGRLDPEALFEEQFIILTVPASFDEVARELTVEAARMAGMRQFTLLEEPLAAFYSWIHRHKDEWQSLMKPGDVILVCDVGGGTTDFTIITVKTGEKGLRFERLAVGEHLLLGGDNMDLTLGRYVEAEIFKKTGSLDAKQWNQLCHRCRSAKEVLLGSGDVREIRVTVVGRGTRLIGGSFSATLTKEVVEKLIVEGFFPVVSLDDRPGSEGRTGLTEWGLPYVQDPAITRHLASFWCRFENLVKEETGRDRPYPDFILFNGGAVTSPILRNRIKEIVGKWFEDRAGKKGWKPQELDNPRPDLAVAFGAAYYGLVRYGIGVKVGAGSPRSYYIEIDRTPELEETQRRVLCVIPRGTEEGFEVELKEPGFEVVTNRPVAFRLLSSATRIGDQLGDVVVLDEEESTLLPPIRTVLRFGKKGVTKNIPVGLTLRFTEVGTLELWCKSMVTPHVWQLQFDVRQGSDSQVASNHLEETLDEAVIEAGINAIRNVFTPAEESSPSPDELVKVLTDIFEIPRERWSLALIRKISDFMLEMAEGRKRTFHHEARWLNLLGFCMRPGYGHPLDEWRMKQIWKIYPAGLTFPRQPQCRVEWWIFWRRVSGGLTSGQQLHIFQNIRPIITGENRSKAKKPRDARILSPQELLEIKMAAASLERLPVDVKIELGRNLLKGVLSSRKPRPQDLWSLGKIGARVPLYGPLDRVVPPEVVMEWVDQMIVRFSDAIDDKLAQCLVHLARYTGDRGRDLPEEERKRLYELLLKRISQDKLKPLIELRSEGLSDEEKEWSFGESLPVGLVLAQQS, from the coding sequence GTGAAGCCAGTGAAACATCTTCCGTGGGACACAACGAGTATGAACGGGTCTGAAAGGGAATTCAGACACAAGTACATACTGGGAATTGATCTGGGAACCACCAATTCGGCAGTAAGTTTTGCAGACCTCACCGCTGAAAGGCCTGAGCCGTCTCTCTTCCCGGTTCTTCAGATCGTTGCACCGGGAGAGGTTGCAGAAAGGTCTTTGTTACCTTCCTTTCTGTACCTTCCGGGACCATACGAACTCCAGCCGGACGACCTCAGGTTGCCCTGGAATGAAAGTCCCGAGTATGTAGTGGGAGAATTCGCAAGGGAGCAGGGAGCCCTCGTTCCAGACCGCATGGTTTCTTCCGCCAAATCCTGGCTTTGTCATAGCCGTGTTAACAGAAAAGACCCAATTCTTCCCTGGGGCGTAACGGCTCCGGACATCTGCAAGGTTTCCCCGGTGGAAGCCAGTGCACGATACCTTGAACACATAAGGAACGCATGGAATTACGGGAAGGGGCGTCTGGACCCGGAAGCGCTCTTCGAAGAACAGTTCATCATTCTTACGGTACCGGCATCTTTTGATGAAGTGGCCCGCGAGCTTACCGTAGAAGCGGCCAGAATGGCCGGAATGCGCCAGTTTACGCTTTTAGAAGAGCCGCTCGCAGCCTTTTACTCATGGATCCACCGCCACAAGGACGAATGGCAATCTCTCATGAAGCCCGGCGACGTGATCCTTGTGTGCGACGTAGGAGGCGGCACCACGGATTTTACGATCATAACGGTCAAAACAGGAGAGAAAGGCCTCCGGTTTGAAAGGCTTGCCGTGGGCGAGCACTTGCTTCTCGGCGGAGATAACATGGATCTTACCCTGGGGAGATACGTAGAAGCAGAGATTTTCAAAAAAACCGGAAGCCTGGATGCCAAGCAGTGGAATCAGCTGTGTCACAGGTGCCGCAGCGCCAAGGAAGTACTTCTGGGCAGTGGAGACGTAAGAGAGATCAGGGTCACCGTGGTTGGAAGGGGTACCAGATTGATCGGAGGTTCTTTCAGCGCCACCCTTACAAAAGAAGTGGTGGAAAAACTCATTGTGGAAGGTTTTTTCCCGGTAGTATCTCTTGACGATCGCCCCGGCTCCGAAGGGCGAACCGGCCTCACGGAATGGGGTCTGCCCTATGTTCAGGATCCGGCGATAACCAGACATCTGGCTTCATTCTGGTGCAGATTTGAAAACCTGGTCAAAGAGGAAACCGGGCGTGACCGACCCTACCCCGATTTTATCCTCTTTAACGGCGGAGCCGTTACATCGCCAATTCTCCGAAATCGCATAAAAGAGATTGTCGGTAAATGGTTCGAAGATCGAGCGGGTAAAAAAGGCTGGAAACCGCAAGAACTGGACAATCCCAGACCAGATCTGGCGGTGGCTTTCGGAGCGGCCTATTACGGGCTCGTTCGTTACGGAATAGGAGTAAAGGTCGGGGCAGGAAGCCCGAGATCCTACTACATCGAGATCGATCGCACACCGGAGCTCGAGGAGACTCAACGAAGAGTCCTCTGTGTTATTCCCAGAGGTACCGAAGAAGGTTTTGAAGTGGAACTGAAAGAGCCCGGGTTCGAGGTCGTCACTAACAGGCCGGTGGCCTTTCGGCTTCTCAGTTCGGCAACCCGCATCGGGGATCAACTCGGGGACGTTGTGGTGCTGGACGAAGAAGAATCGACCTTACTGCCACCTATCCGTACGGTTCTTCGTTTTGGTAAAAAAGGAGTCACAAAAAACATCCCGGTAGGGCTCACCCTTCGTTTTACCGAGGTTGGGACTCTGGAGCTCTGGTGCAAATCTATGGTAACCCCTCATGTCTGGCAACTTCAATTTGACGTACGACAGGGCAGTGATTCCCAGGTGGCTTCAAACCACCTGGAAGAGACACTCGACGAAGCCGTTATCGAAGCCGGAATTAACGCAATCAGAAACGTTTTTACTCCGGCCGAAGAAAGCAGTCCGTCTCCCGATGAACTGGTTAAGGTGCTCACGGATATTTTTGAAATCCCCCGAGAAAGGTGGTCCCTTGCCCTGATACGCAAGATATCCGACTTCATGCTGGAAATGGCCGAGGGCCGAAAACGTACCTTCCATCATGAAGCCCGATGGCTCAATCTACTGGGATTCTGTATGCGTCCGGGATACGGGCATCCTCTTGACGAATGGAGAATGAAACAGATATGGAAGATCTATCCGGCAGGCCTGACCTTTCCGAGGCAACCTCAGTGCCGCGTGGAGTGGTGGATATTCTGGCGTAGGGTCTCCGGCGGGCTGACCTCGGGACAGCAATTACACATATTTCAGAACATTCGACCCATTATTACGGGTGAAAACCGCTCAAAAGCGAAAAAACCCAGGGATGCCCGCATATTATCTCCACAGGAACTGCTCGAAATAAAAATGGCCGCCGCCAGTCTTGAACGCCTGCCCGTTGACGTAAAGATAGAACTGGGACGTAATCTTTTAAAGGGAGTTCTATCCTCACGAAAGCCAAGGCCTCAGGACCTCTGGTCTCTGGGGAAAATAGGCGCCCGGGTGCCTCTTTACGGACCCCTTGATAGAGTGGTGCCTCCGGAAGTAGTGATGGAGTGGGTTGATCAAATGATTGTCCGTTTTTCCGATGCAATTGATGATAAGCTGGCTCAATGCCTCGTTCATCTTGCCCGATACACGGGAGACAGGGGAAGAGATTTACCGGAAGAGGAACGAAAAAGGCTTTATGAATTGTTGCTTAAAAGGATCTCTCAGGATAAGCTTAAACCGCTTATCGAGCTCAGATCTGAAGGGCTTAGTGATGAAGAAAAAGAGTGGTCCTTCGGTGAGTCGCTGCCGGTCGGACTGGTCCTTGCCCAACAGAGTTAA